From the Bacteroidales bacterium genome, the window TCTATATTATCTCAAATACCTACTGGGAAGCTGAATATATTCATACGGTAGATGCTCAGCAATTTAAATGTGCATATTGGATCAAAAGTAAACCAAAAAAATACGCTGGGAAGATTTCTTCTTTTCTTGGAGAGTTAGTGGAAAAACCGGAAGCGTTGACCATCCTTCGCCGGAATGAGATAATTTAGATAAACTTCAGAATACCAAGGCATATAGTTGATCAACCAGATCGGCCTGAAGTGGTCATCTTGCTAGTTTGTTCCATCTACTTGAGAGGACTACTATTTTGATGAAGATTTTGTCAGAATCAGACAAAACCTAGCACAAACCTAGCACAAAAGAAAACCACCTATACAAATGTGTGTATAAGTGGTTGATTATTAAGTAGCGAGAGGGAGAATTGAACTCCCGACCTCATGATTATGAATCATGCGCTCTAACCATCTGAGCTACCTCGCCATCATGTTTTTGGAACCGGGTCGCGTACCGGACTCTTTCGGGCTGCAAATATATAATTTTTTTGGATTTACAGCAAAGGGATTCAGACCGGGAGTTAGTCGCGGGGTTTTCGTATATTACAAAATGCAAGCATTGGAAGAAGTCAATGATGGGAATTGTTTCGGATAAATTGGATGCTGTCTGGCAATTGATTATATACCTGGGGGCCTTCGGGATCGTGGCTGTGGCGGCTGGGAAAGTGGCCAGGGTATTTCAAAAGGTAAAGCTGCCGCTGATCACCGGATTCCTGATTATCGGCCTGTTTTCAGGTCCGGAGGTACTTGGACTGATTGAAAAGGAGGCGCTTTCAGAGCTTGGTTTTGTCAATGAAATAGCCCTGGCATTTATTGCTTTTGCAGTGGGTTCGGAACTATACCTGAATGAGCTTCGGAGCAGGATGAAGAGCATAATCTACATGATGATCACGCAGGTGATCATCACCTTCATTCTGGTTAGCCTGGCCATGTTCCTTCTTCTCGATCTGATCCCATTTGCCGGGGAGATGAAAGCGGCAGCGCGGATTACTGTTGCGATGCTGGCCGGAACCATTGCCATTGCCCGCTCGCCCGCTTCTGCCATTGCCATTATCAATGAACTGCGTGCCAGGGGGCCTTTTACACAAACAACTCTTGGGGTGACCGTTTTAAAGGACTTCGGGGTTATTATTTTTTTTGCGATTATTTTCACGCTTTCCAAATCCCTGGTCCGGGAAACGGCATTCAGGCCCATATATATTTTGCAGGTTTTGCTTGAACTGCTGGCTGCATTTGGTTTGGGTTTCGTGGTCTGGCTGATGCTCCGGGCCATCCTGTCGCTGAAGGGAATGGTTCCATTGAAAAAGGGCCTGGTGCTCCTGACAGGTTTTTTAGTTTATCTTTTCACCAAACTGGCGGGGGATTATTCCGGCATGCACGGGGGACCGGAACTTCATATCGAACCACTGCTGATCTGTATTATTGGGAGTGTTCTGGTGACCAACTATTCGGTTTACCGGAATGATTTTACCAGGATCGTCAAGGAGCTGGGACCTTATGTGTATATCCTTTTTTTCACCCTAACCGGTGCCATGATCTCCCTGGAGGTGGTGGCTGCCCTGTGGTTTATCACCCTGATTATATTTGGTGTTCGGCTGGTCTCCCTGTTCCTGGCTGGATTCAGCGGTAGTGCACTGGCCGGGGATCCTTCCATTTTCAGAAGAGTATCCTGGATGCCCTATGTGACTCAGGCCGGGGTAGGAGTTGGACTGGCTACGATTATTGCTGTCGAATATCCCGGATGGGGAACTGAGTTTGCAACAATCATGATCTCCGTGATCGTGTTAAACCAGATAGTGGGTCCCCCCCTGTTTAAGTGGGCGCTTCACCTGGTTGGTGAGGTTCACGTAAGGTCCGACGGAAGTTATGATATGCAGCGGAAGGTGCTGATTTTCGGATGGGAGAATCAATCCCTGGCGCTGGCCAGCCAGCTGCGCAAGCAAAACTGGGAGGTGGAATTTGTGGTGACGGACCCCACCGTGGAGGCGATCGGGAACAAGGAGTTTCTGGTTCATGAGTTTTTGGGAACAGACCATCTGTCTTTAAGAAAATTCAATACAGAGAGTGCCGATACCATTCTCTGCCTCCTGTCGGATGAACTTAACTATGCTATTTGCGAAACAGCATATGAACATTTTGGTACCAGAAATCTGATTGTCAGACTGAATGACCGGGAGTACTACAAGAAATTTCACCAGATCGGGGCGATGGTGATCGATCCGCCCACGGCCATGGTTTCCCTGATGGAACATTTTGTAAGATCGCCCATTGCCACCTCCCTGTTACTGGGAATGGATGAGAGTCAGGATTCCATTGATATTGAACTGAGGAACTCGGATTTCCACGGCCTGACCCTGCGGGATTTTCGACTTCCCTCCGATGTGATCATCCTGTCGGTGACACGGGGCGATCACCCGATCATTTCCCATGGCTATACCCGGCTTCGGCTGGGCGATGTGGTTACCCTGGTGGGTTCTAATGAGAGCCTGGACAGGGTCAGACTTAATTTGCAAGGATATTAGACGATGAAAAGCAGATCTTACCTGATAACGATGATACTGCTGCTGGCGGGAAGCTCCTGCAGCCACAAATATGACGCAGGAACACTGGGCCTGGAGTTTTATCAATGGAACCTGTGGCAGGATACCGGGGCGGATCCGGGAAATGAGCTGCCTTCCTGCGGCTGGGAGGAGCTGCATCGCGGAATGGGTTTGCTGGTAAGGATCCCGGCAACCATTGAGGAACATTTCCCGGGAACGGAAGAGCCGGGTGTTTACTGGTACCATTGCAGGTTTACGCTTCCCGAACAATGGGATGGCAGGCCTGTCTCGCTGATTTTTAAAGAAACGGGTCCGACAGCTTTCGTATTTCTGAATGAGATACGGGCGGGTTTTTTCCAGGGAGAGGAGGGGGTCTTTGAGCTGGATGTATCAGAAAGTATTTTTTATACCAGGGACAACCATCTCAGCCTGAGGATCAGCACTTCCGGGGGAGTAAAGTCGGGGAAGCATTCAGGTATTAGCGGTACCGTCCTGGTTCAGCCGGCCACCGGTAAAGAGGAGATCCGGAAACTCACAGAATAAAATCCAAGGAGTTATGGGAATCATATTGAATAAAATTGAAGAGAGAAGGGTCCTGGTATCGGATGGTGCCTGGGGGACCTTCCTGCACCAGAAGGGCTTAAAGTCGGGCGAATGCCCGGAACTCTGGAACCTGGACCGTCCCGGGGATGTGCTGGATATCGCCCGTTCGTATGTGGAGGCGGGTGCAGATATCATACTGACCAACAGCTTTGGCGGTAGTCCGTTGAAACTGGAGAGGTACGAACTGGAAGACCGGTGCTACGAACTGAACAGAAGTGCTGCTGAGATTTCAAAAAGAGCAGCGGGTAACAGGGTCCTGGTGATGGGCTCCATGGGTCCCACCGGCAAGATGGTGATGATGGGAGAGGTAAATCCGCAAGAGGTATATAAAGGTTTCAGGGAGCAGGCCAGAGGGCTGGCCGACGGCGGGGCCGACGGGATTGTCATCGAGACCATGAGCGATCCCGAGGAGGCGCGGATAGCGATCGAGGCCGCCAGGGAAGCAACTGAGCTCGATATTGCCTGTACCTTTACTTTTTCCTGGAACCAGGACGGAGCCTACCGGACCATGATGGGTACCGATGTGGGAGCCTGCATGGAGATGGCCAGATCGGCCGGTGCGGCCATCATAGGGGCCAATTGCGGGAACGGGACCGCCGGGATGATCGAGATCGTCAGGGAGATTCGGGCACTGGATGCTTCCATACCGGTGCTGGTCCAAGCCAATGCCGGGCTGCCGGTCTACCGGGACGGGAAGACGGTATTTCCCGAATCGGCCGGCGAAATGGCTTCGCAGATAAAAGAGCTGGTAGCAGCTGGTGCAAATATTGTGGGCGGGTGCTGCGGGACCACGCCGGAACATATCCGGCGCATGGTACAGGTTATCAGTGGCCTGTAATAAATCCGGACGGTTTATTTGATCACTTCGTTGCGCCAGAGGTCCAGGTGGTAGGAGGGACCGTCGGCATTCCAGACTTTGGAGACAATATCTATATCGCCATCGCCATCTACATCGCCCAGCTGGGCATCGTGCCAGCCCGGGTTGTCCAGGTGGATGATATATGGTGTGAACTGAGGGAGCCTGGCCCCGTTACTGTACCAGATCACCCCCCGTTCTTTGAGTCCCCGGGGCTTCATGGCCACCAGTCCGTCGCTCTCCATATAGACATCGGGGTCTTCCTGTTCACCTGCAAAAATATCGGGAAAGCCATCCAGGTTGAAATCGGCCACTCCCAGGGAGTGAAAGGACCCGGTGCCCTCTGTATCTCCGCTGCGGGCAGGCGGATCGGGCAGCTGGAAGGAGGTCCATGATTTCTCTTCTCCCCCGTTTTTTACCCAGTAAACATGAGATCCTCCGGTGTCGCAGTGACTGTATACAATGTCATTGATCCCGTCGCCATCCACATCGGTGATCCATGACCGGGTGCTCCGGCCATAGGAGGCATGGGGAACCGGCACAAAGGGCCAGAGGTGTTCTTCCCAGCTTCCCGTGCCATCCCCGGGATTTTCGTACCAGAATCCGGGTATAATTACATCCGGGTCCCCGTCTCCATCCAGGTCTCCGTGGCCGCATGGTGCTGTGCCGCCATGGTCGTGGTGCCCCGAGCTGATGATGTGCTCGCGCAGGGTATTGGAGGTGTTGTACCAGGCCAGTTTGTTTCCATCGTAAACCAGGATATCCATCTCCCCATTTCCGTTGATATCGACCGTGGCCGCATCGTGCCCGCCGGCCTTGATCAGGGAACCTTTCCAGGGAACATCGGGATAGTCGGCCAGGATCCCGGGATTCCTGAACCAGATTCCATTGAACATCACATCCATCCATCCGTCGTGATCGATATCGATGGGGGTGCTCCCCAGGGTATTGGCGAAGGTCTCACCGGAACCCACCAGGTGCTGGATCCAGAGAGAGTCGTTGATTCGTTCATACCAGTAAGCAGACAGGGTATTTCGTCTGGAAATGGCCACATCCAGGTCGCCGTCGCCATCATAGTCTGCCAGGGCGGGGCCACCGGTCCCCCAGGATGATCCGGGAAGCACCGGGTCAATGCTAAAGTGCCTCCAACGGGCTTGGGATTGCTCCTGGGACTTCAGGGGTGAAATGGCCAGGGCAAAAAGAGAAAGAAAGGTCAGGATTTTCATGGATGAACTGCTTTCCAATAAAAGTAAGCAAATCTTCAGAAAACTCCTCTAAAAGGACATGTTCATGTAAAGGGTGGGGGTGAAGGGAACCGCCTCGGCATGGATGCTGATGCTGGTGGTCTGGGAATCGGGGATCAGGATCACATTGGAGTACTTGATGTTCTCGTGATTGAATACATTCAGTACCGAGATCCCGGCCTCGAAGTGGTAATTCTTCACGTTCAACCGGTAGATCAGGGCCAGATCGAGCCGGTTGTAGGGATAGCGCTCTTCCTCCACGTAGTTATCCACCAGGTCTTCTATGCTTGCCAGGGGAGTACGGAACCCGGAACCATATACATAGTTGGCGGAGAGGAAGAAGGGACTGAAATTCAGCAGGAGGGCCCCTTTGATCTCGTGGCGCTGGTCCTGGGGGGCAAAGCGGTAATCCACCTCATCGGGCATGTAGGGGAAGTGTTCTTCGGTTCTGCTCCAGGTATAGGAGGCCCATACCTCGTGTTTCCGGAAATACTGTTTTACCAGCAGGTCCGTCCCGTACATGCGGGCATCCCCCTGGTAGACTTCCTGGATCCCCTCCCTCCAGAGATCCACGTGGCGGGCGATCCCGCTGGTCGTTTTATAGAAACTCTCCACTCCCAGGGTGAGGCCTCCGCTCCGGAAGGTGAGCCCGCCTGCCAGGTGATTGGCTTTCAATACCGGAACATCTGTGTTATTGCTGATCTCCCATAAATAACTGCTGTTGCCCAGTTCGTCGATCACCGAGGTCTGGGAAATAAACTGCCTGTAGATGCCTGCGGCACCATTCAACCTCCAGCGATCGCCCAGGTCGAAGGAAAGCTGGATCCTGGGCTGGAGGTAGATCTGCTCGAGCTGGACGGGATAGTCGATCCGGATACCGGGCCGGATGCTCAGCCTGGGTCCGGGCCGGATCTCATCCTGCAGGAACATCCCTACGCGGTGCGACTGCTCGGCTGAACTGCTGACCGTGTTCTCCAGACTGTTTTTCCGGAATGCCACACTTTCATAGGTATAGTTCAGGCCCGTTTCGAGCATTTGCCGTTCCGAGAGGGGGATGCGGGTTTTATTTTTGATGCTGTATTCAAGAACATCATTGTAAAACAGGGCCTCCCGCGATGGCAGCATGTTTCCTCCTATGCCCGCGTTGCGGGTAACGATCTGTTTTTCAAAAAGCTCCCTGTTCAGGCCTGATATATTCATGGAAAGATGGCTGTTCACCCCCTTGTTCCAGGTCCTTCCATAGAAAGCCGATCCGCCCCGCTGCCGGTTCTTTTCCTGCACTTCCTGGGAGATGCTCACGATATTCCGCTCCTGTTCCACTTCGTAGGAAAACTGGTCTCTGCCATCGTAGAGACTGATGAAATAATCGTCGCCCCGGCCGGAGGTTCCGGCATATTTCAGGTTGAAATCGCGGAAGAGATAGTCGGGATAGACATTGATGTCGTACCTCCCTCCGCCCGGCCGGCTCCCGCTGATGATATTCAGGTCCTCCGCATCCAGCAGATTGTAGTAAGTTTGCCGGTAAGCAAAGGTCAGGGACGAGCGCTCGGTCAGGGGCACCCCGGCCATGCCGTTTATCGTCATGTTGTTGATGTTCAGATTTATGGAAGGCTTGTGGACCGAACCGTTGATCCCCGAGATGTCCACGCCCCCCCCCACCCGGTTGTCGTATTCGGCCGGGTAGCCCCCCTTGAGCACCTTGATATCCTTGGCCATATAGGGGTTCACAAAACTGATGTTGTCGTTGAAGTTCTTCAGACCGAAGATCGTGAAGCCATCGAACATAATCTTGCTATGCCCCGAATAGCTTCCCCAGATGATCAGTTCGGTGGAGCGCTCGCCGGAGGCCAGGATGCCCGGTTGGAGGCGCAGAAAATTAAATACGGCATTGTCGCCGTTGCCCGGCAGCCGGTAGGCAATTTTGTGATTCAGCCGGATAATCCCGGCTTCTTCCCCCGACTGTCCCGATCGCTCAATGAGGCTTCCTTCCACCACCACCTCTTTCAGTCCGATGACCGAAGGGGTGAGCCCGAGAAGGTAAACAGTTCCCGGAGAGAGGATCGTGTCCTGTATATAATATCCCAGGTAGGAGATGGTCAGATGAAAGAGGGAGTCGCCTGAAACAAAGGAGAAATTCCCATTAACATCGGTCACCACTCCCGATTTATTGATGATGACATGCGAATAGGGAAGGGTTTCCCCCGTTTTGGAATCGACCACCCTTCCCGCCAGGCGATAGGTTTTTATCTCTTCAGGGGGAAGTATCCTGTAGATCGTAAAGACCTTCCCGATCTGTTTGAACTCCAGGGGAAAATCTTTGATCAAAAAGCGGATGGCCTGCTCCGGACTTTCGAAACGATTATCTGCTGTAATCTGATACGAGGAAAGTAAACGGTCGTCGAAGGATAGCTGAACCCCGTAATCCTTCACCAGGCTCAAAAGCACCTGGTTGAGAGGCAGGTCTTCTGCATGAATCTCTATGGATTGGCCGTATAGCCGGACTTGAGAAAACAGAACCGAAATCAGCAGGAACCCGATGATTCTATTCACCGGAAGGATAGACCAGATATGTGTTCCCGTTCTGACGTTCATATTCCAGATCAAAGGGCAGGCAGAGCAAAGATAAGATATTCTCTACCGGTTGATTCAGGGAAAAATTCCCCGAATATACCTGCTGCATCTCCACTGGTGTTTCAATAACAATGCCAAACTGACGTTCGATCTCTTCAAACACAAGTCGCAGGGAAGTGGAGGCGAACATAATCAGGTTCCCGGTCCACCCGGGAGTGTCGGGAGTATGTTTAAGCTGGGTCACTGAAAATCCACCTGAAGGTTTCAGCACACTTCTCTCACTGGGCGAAAGGTTTATGGAACTTCCTGAGATAGATTCGCTTACGCGGACCCGGCCGGTATGGCAGGTCACCATATAATCCCTTCCCCGTGCAAATACATTAAAGGTGGTTCCCAGGACCTCGGTAGTCGCAAAAGAAGATACTACCCGGAAGATTTTTCCTTTTTCCACGCTGAAGAAAGCCTCACCCTCCAGTTTTACTTCCCTGGAGATAAACCACCAGTAAGGGTGATAGGAGAGACGGGTGGAGGCATTGAGCTCCACATCAGAGCCATCGGGAAGCTGCAGGGAAGTATGAACTCCCTCGGGGCAGAAGGTTTTCACGGTATAAAATCTCAAAAAAGCGGAAACAGAAAGAAGGAGAAGGAAGGAGGCGGCCATGGCCAGCCACTGCCTGCGGGGCAGAAGAGGCCGCACCAGAACCGGTGAGGCTTCCTCCCGGGTCAGCTGTTTTTCAAGATGATCCCACACCTCTCCCTGACTCTTTTCCCAGGCAATTTTTGAATGGGAAAAGAACAGATCAGAAAGTCCGTCCGGATCAATCTTTTTATTCTTATGTATGTTCTCCTGTATCATCAGGTAAGTAATTCTTTTCTTAATCGTGCCAGTGCCCTGGAAACCCTTTTCTCCACGGCTTTGACACTAATGGATAGTCTTGTTGCAATCTCCTGGTAACTAAGCTCCTCGGTCCTGCTCATCAGAAAGGTGATTCGCTGGTTTTCAGAAAGCTTCATCAGCACTTTTTCATATTTCTCCTCCAGCTCCCGGTATTGAAGTTCCTCTTCCGGCGTGCTGTCGTTCGGTTCGAAACGGATCTGTGAGGGAGCCTCTTTCCGGAGCTTTTCTCTCCGGGTAAAACTCACAAACAGGTCGCCTGCTATTTTATAAAGAAGGCCCGTATCCTTCCCGGCTTGCAGATCCATCTGTTTTTCCCAGACTCTCATAAAGGTATCCTGTGCCAGATCGGTCGAGACCGTTGTATCCCCGCTGCGATAATAGAGAAATCTTCTGATATCTTCAAAATAGAGATCGAATAGGGTTTTAAACTGCTCCTTGGTCACGGGTTCTGCTTCTGATTGCTGTACAAAACTACATAATGTCAATGAACTTTTTTAAATAGGAGACCGGTTTTCGGATTGAATCCCGGCCTCCATGCTTCCAATTAACCAACCTTATGATTTACCACCAGCCCTTATTCTGCTTCATATGTTTGTTATGGCGCTGGAATCCTTTTCCAAACTGGCCACTATTCAATTCGATCTCTTCGGTCACTCCATCCTTGCTTACCTGGGCAATGTTGTCGCATTCACCCGTGCCATAGTCGATGGTCATGGTCTCACCGTCCCTGGTGATCTCCGCGATCCCGCTCAGGGGCCACCTGCATGAACGGTCTATCAGTAAGGGTTCCATGGTGGTTTTTGCAAAGCGGAGTTCATCGTTGACGGTGATGCTTCCATTGCGGCTCAGCAGGAGCAAATCATCGCTAACTTCAGGTGTTTCGAAGCCTTCCAGCCACTCTCTCTCACCGGAGAATTCCCGTACGATGGTAAACAGCTCTCCCTGATTTTCAAAGGTCGTGGTGGACAGCGACTCGAAGGAGATGACCCAGTGGTCCGATTCATTGAGGCCCTCGTTGGTATAAGTGGCGGTTTTTGAAATCTCCCTTTGCCCCATAGTCAGGTTCTCAAAGGTCACTGTATAAACGGCTCCTTCATTGAGGATGGTATCTGTCATGTGGATACTTACAATCCCTTTTTTCTCCAGTCCCATTCTTCCTGTACAACCTTCACTGTAATTGATGGTAATGGTTTTGGGAAATTCATCGCTGTCAACGGTGACCGTTGCACAGGGAGGAAAATTGTTCCCAAAGAAAAGGTGAGATCCTCCCACCATCATTCCGCCCTCGAGCATATGTCCGCCAAACCTGGCTGAGGAAATATCACTCTCGAGGGCTTCTGCCGATTTCAGGTCGGCCACTTCCTCTTCGGCCATGGTTATGTTCCCGTCCAGTTCATCAAAGCTGGTACCAGACTGTTCACAGGCGGCAATAAAGAGGGCTGCGATCAGCCCAATTGCGAGCATCCATTTCTTATTCATCACGTATTTTTTTTTGTTAGTAAAACTGTTGACTATACTCCTATACCGTTTATACGGCGAAATACCCTACCTGAAAAACACGTTTTTTAAAACTAAACGCCGGATTTATGCAGCACAGTTCTTTTTGAAAATAAGTGTCCGAGGGGATAGGGTGTTTTTGTATTTGTGCATCCTCTTATACAGAGATGTTGCTAAATACATTATATTTCTACTATAAAACCTGATACCATGAGAACTTTAGCCCTGATTGCTGCCTGCTTACTTTTTTCTCTCCCCTCCTTTGCCCAGACCCGGGTGGTAAAGGGGAAGCTGACTACCTTTAACCAGTACCCGGTGCAGAATGTGGAGATCGCTTCCAAAAAGGCCAAATCCACTGTAATGACCGACTCGCTGGGCCAGTTTGAAATCGTTTGTATGGAAAAGGATGTGATTTTGATTAAGGCCAAAGTGTTCCAGGCGCTGAGTAAGAAGGTGGATGCCGGGGACGACTATGTTTCGGCCAACCTGATTTTCAGGGACACTCCCAGGAACCGTGAGATTGCCACCGGACTGGGTTATATCTCACATGAAAATCTCACCTTTGCCCTGGCCCATATGGCCGATGAAAACAATGACTTTTGCAACTACAGTGATGTTTTCACCCTGTTGAAGGGGAAGTTCCCGGGTGTTCAGATCAAGACCAATTCGCTTGGCTCCGATGGTGTTTTTGTGAGGGGGGATAAATCGTTGTACGGGGATAATGAAGCCATTTATGTGGTAGACGGAGTCAGAGTGAGCGATATATCTTTTGTGAATCCCTGTGAAATGTCGACCATAGATGTCCTGAAGGATGGCGGGGCTGCCCTCTACGGATCCCAGGGCGCCAACGGGGTGGTAGTTATCGAAACCAAAGGGCACCGGGAATAGGTACGGCGGGTTTCCGGTACTATCTTCCTTATTATTACCGGTTTTTTAAACCATTGGCCCGGAAAAGGGTCTAATAATTTGAACTAAAATTACAAGCAGATGCGTTCCCTGATTCCTGTCATATTCGGCCTCTTATTCTCCTCGGTGACTTTAGCCCAGACGCGGGTGATTTTTGGAGAACTGACCGCCTATAATAAATACCCGGTTGCGAATATCGAGGTGAAGGCCCAGAAGAGCAAGGCTTCTACCAGATCGGACAGTCTTGGCAACTTTTCCCTGGTCTGCCAGGAGAAAGATCAGATTAAGATCAAAGCTGAGACTTTTAAAACGGTGAGCCGGAAAGTAGACAAGAATACAGGCGATACTATTCGTATCAACCTGGTCTTTATGGACTCAAAAAAGAACAGGGACCTGGCCATCGGATACGGCTATATGGAGAAGGAGGATCTGACCTTTGCGGCGGATCATATGCAGCAGGAGAACAACGAGTATTGCAATTTTTCGAATGTATATGAATTACTGAAGGGCAAGTTCCCGGGTGTGGCCGTAGATGGCACCACCGGTTCCTACCGCGTTTTTATCCGGGGGGCCCAGTCGATTAACAGCTCCAGTGAGGTTCTTATGATTGTCGATGGCTCGACCGCCGCCAGCATTGACGGGCTGAATCCCTGTGATATCAAATCCATCGATGTTATCAAGGATGGCATGGCCTCTATGTACGGTTCCAGGGGGTCCAATGGTGTTATATTAATAGAAACTAAGCGGGGCCATTGATTTTTTGATTTATTTTGGGTAGAAAACTATGGATTATGCTCAGAATGAATTTCTACTGTGGCACGGCTCTTCTAAGCCTGCTGTTCTTTTTTAGCTCTTTCTCTTCCCCTGGCCAATCGGCCCCCTCGAATGAGATCCTCAAATGGGAGCAGGATATGGCGGTCTTCGATTCACTTAATCTTGCGGAACACTCCGATGCCAATACCCTGCTGGTGACCGGCAGTTCCAGTGTACGTTTGTGGGACTCGATCCACCGGGACCTGGCTCCTTACCAGCTTATGCAAAGGGGTTACGGCGGTGCCAAACTGACCGATTATAATTATTATGCCGAACGCATCATAAAACCGCATGCCTTTAAGGCTATTGTGGTTTTTGTCGCCAATGATATTGCTGGTGAAGAGAGCGACCTTCCTCCCAGGGAGGTCAGGCGGCATTTTCAGGACCTGATGGAGCAGGTGCGGATGAGAAATCCCGGCACGCCGGTCTGCTGGGTGGAGGTAACGCCCACCCCCAGACGCTGGCATGTGTCGCAGCAGATCCGGGAGGCCAGCAGGCTGATCGAGAAATATTGTAATCATCACAGGGACCTGCATTTCATAAACACCTATGATTATTTCCTGACTCCGGAGGGCTTGCCCGACTCTGCCTTATTCAGGGAAGATATGCTGCATCTGAACAGAAAGGGCTACCTGCTCTGGGCAAATATTATCAAAGCGTCGCTTGAGGAGGCCGGGATCAATCCCTGATTTTAAATTCGGAGCAAGCTTCCTATATTAGGGGGATGAAAGAGAGACGCACCCTGCTCAGCTATCATGATCTGACCGTGGAGGTCGAGACTACTCCCGGGAAGGAGCTGCTGGACCATATGCATCAGACTGTCATGGGTCAGCCCGGGGGCCTTCAATACCATCACACAGACCTGGAGGACAGGATGAAATCCGGCGATGAGAATTATTTTATGTATCTCCGGAAGTCGGGTAAGATGCTGGGTTCGGTGGGTTTTGTCGGCAAACCGGGCCATACCGGGGGCGTGGCGCATGACAGCTGGCTGATCCGTTACTTTTCCATCAAGGCACCGATAAAAGGAGTTCCAAAAAAGAGGAAAAGCAAAGAGGATCTGCAGGATGAGAATAAGCGGAAAA encodes:
- a CDS encoding cation:proton antiporter; translation: MGIVSDKLDAVWQLIIYLGAFGIVAVAAGKVARVFQKVKLPLITGFLIIGLFSGPEVLGLIEKEALSELGFVNEIALAFIAFAVGSELYLNELRSRMKSIIYMMITQVIITFILVSLAMFLLLDLIPFAGEMKAAARITVAMLAGTIAIARSPASAIAIINELRARGPFTQTTLGVTVLKDFGVIIFFAIIFTLSKSLVRETAFRPIYILQVLLELLAAFGLGFVVWLMLRAILSLKGMVPLKKGLVLLTGFLVYLFTKLAGDYSGMHGGPELHIEPLLICIIGSVLVTNYSVYRNDFTRIVKELGPYVYILFFTLTGAMISLEVVAALWFITLIIFGVRLVSLFLAGFSGSALAGDPSIFRRVSWMPYVTQAGVGVGLATIIAVEYPGWGTEFATIMISVIVLNQIVGPPLFKWALHLVGEVHVRSDGSYDMQRKVLIFGWENQSLALASQLRKQNWEVEFVVTDPTVEAIGNKEFLVHEFLGTDHLSLRKFNTESADTILCLLSDELNYAICETAYEHFGTRNLIVRLNDREYYKKFHQIGAMVIDPPTAMVSLMEHFVRSPIATSLLLGMDESQDSIDIELRNSDFHGLTLRDFRLPSDVIILSVTRGDHPIISHGYTRLRLGDVVTLVGSNESLDRVRLNLQGY
- a CDS encoding homocysteine S-methyltransferase family protein, whose amino-acid sequence is MGIILNKIEERRVLVSDGAWGTFLHQKGLKSGECPELWNLDRPGDVLDIARSYVEAGADIILTNSFGGSPLKLERYELEDRCYELNRSAAEISKRAAGNRVLVMGSMGPTGKMVMMGEVNPQEVYKGFREQARGLADGGADGIVIETMSDPEEARIAIEAAREATELDIACTFTFSWNQDGAYRTMMGTDVGACMEMARSAGAAIIGANCGNGTAGMIEIVREIRALDASIPVLVQANAGLPVYRDGKTVFPESAGEMASQIKELVAAGANIVGGCCGTTPEHIRRMVQVISGL
- a CDS encoding VCBS repeat-containing protein, which encodes MKILTFLSLFALAISPLKSQEQSQARWRHFSIDPVLPGSSWGTGGPALADYDGDGDLDVAISRRNTLSAYWYERINDSLWIQHLVGSGETFANTLGSTPIDIDHDGWMDVMFNGIWFRNPGILADYPDVPWKGSLIKAGGHDAATVDINGNGEMDILVYDGNKLAWYNTSNTLREHIISSGHHDHGGTAPCGHGDLDGDGDPDVIIPGFWYENPGDGTGSWEEHLWPFVPVPHASYGRSTRSWITDVDGDGINDIVYSHCDTGGSHVYWVKNGGEEKSWTSFQLPDPPARSGDTEGTGSFHSLGVADFNLDGFPDIFAGEQEDPDVYMESDGLVAMKPRGLKERGVIWYSNGARLPQFTPYIIHLDNPGWHDAQLGDVDGDGDIDIVSKVWNADGPSYHLDLWRNEVIK
- a CDS encoding TonB-dependent receptor, whose product is MNVRTGTHIWSILPVNRIIGFLLISVLFSQVRLYGQSIEIHAEDLPLNQVLLSLVKDYGVQLSFDDRLLSSYQITADNRFESPEQAIRFLIKDFPLEFKQIGKVFTIYRILPPEEIKTYRLAGRVVDSKTGETLPYSHVIINKSGVVTDVNGNFSFVSGDSLFHLTISYLGYYIQDTILSPGTVYLLGLTPSVIGLKEVVVEGSLIERSGQSGEEAGIIRLNHKIAYRLPGNGDNAVFNFLRLQPGILASGERSTELIIWGSYSGHSKIMFDGFTIFGLKNFNDNISFVNPYMAKDIKVLKGGYPAEYDNRVGGGVDISGINGSVHKPSINLNINNMTINGMAGVPLTERSSLTFAYRQTYYNLLDAEDLNIISGSRPGGGRYDINVYPDYLFRDFNLKYAGTSGRGDDYFISLYDGRDQFSYEVEQERNIVSISQEVQEKNRQRGGSAFYGRTWNKGVNSHLSMNISGLNRELFEKQIVTRNAGIGGNMLPSREALFYNDVLEYSIKNKTRIPLSERQMLETGLNYTYESVAFRKNSLENTVSSSAEQSHRVGMFLQDEIRPGPRLSIRPGIRIDYPVQLEQIYLQPRIQLSFDLGDRWRLNGAAGIYRQFISQTSVIDELGNSSYLWEISNNTDVPVLKANHLAGGLTFRSGGLTLGVESFYKTTSGIARHVDLWREGIQEVYQGDARMYGTDLLVKQYFRKHEVWASYTWSRTEEHFPYMPDEVDYRFAPQDQRHEIKGALLLNFSPFFLSANYVYGSGFRTPLASIEDLVDNYVEEERYPYNRLDLALIYRLNVKNYHFEAGISVLNVFNHENIKYSNVILIPDSQTTSISIHAEAVPFTPTLYMNMSF
- a CDS encoding FecR domain-containing protein; amino-acid sequence: MIQENIHKNKKIDPDGLSDLFFSHSKIAWEKSQGEVWDHLEKQLTREEASPVLVRPLLPRRQWLAMAASFLLLLSVSAFLRFYTVKTFCPEGVHTSLQLPDGSDVELNASTRLSYHPYWWFISREVKLEGEAFFSVEKGKIFRVVSSFATTEVLGTTFNVFARGRDYMVTCHTGRVRVSESISGSSINLSPSERSVLKPSGGFSVTQLKHTPDTPGWTGNLIMFASTSLRLVFEEIERQFGIVIETPVEMQQVYSGNFSLNQPVENILSLLCLPFDLEYERQNGNTYLVYPSGE
- a CDS encoding sigma-70 family RNA polymerase sigma factor: MTKEQFKTLFDLYFEDIRRFLYYRSGDTTVSTDLAQDTFMRVWEKQMDLQAGKDTGLLYKIAGDLFVSFTRREKLRKEAPSQIRFEPNDSTPEEELQYRELEEKYEKVLMKLSENQRITFLMSRTEELSYQEIATRLSISVKAVEKRVSRALARLRKELLT